The following proteins are co-located in the Pseudomonas sp. ATCC 13867 genome:
- a CDS encoding substrate-binding periplasmic protein, with protein sequence MLKRILLAWIGCGLLLASAAKAETDGSGYSMVLLTENFPPYNMAINGKNFAQEDNIDGIAVDIVKEMFKRAGVQYSLTLRFPWDRIYKLALEKPGYGVFVTARLPERESQFKWVGPIGPDDWVLLAKGDSPISLNNLEEARKYRVGAYKGDAMAEYLAKHGFEPVLALRDQENAGKLREGEIDLWASGDPAGRYLAKQVGVTGLKTVLRFNSDQLFLALNRETPDAVVQKLQSALDKMRAEGFVDDVLNSYL encoded by the coding sequence ATGCTGAAGCGCATTCTGCTCGCATGGATTGGCTGCGGCCTGCTGCTGGCCAGCGCGGCAAAGGCGGAAACCGACGGCTCGGGCTACAGCATGGTGCTGCTGACCGAGAACTTCCCGCCCTACAACATGGCCATCAACGGCAAGAACTTCGCCCAGGAAGACAACATCGACGGCATCGCCGTCGACATCGTCAAGGAGATGTTCAAGCGTGCCGGCGTCCAGTACAGCCTGACCCTGCGCTTCCCCTGGGACCGTATCTACAAGCTGGCGCTGGAGAAGCCCGGCTACGGGGTGTTCGTTACCGCGCGGCTGCCCGAGCGCGAGAGCCAGTTCAAGTGGGTCGGCCCCATCGGCCCGGACGACTGGGTGCTGCTGGCCAAGGGCGACAGCCCCATCAGCCTGAACAATCTGGAAGAAGCCAGGAAGTATCGTGTCGGCGCCTACAAGGGCGACGCGATGGCCGAGTACCTGGCCAAGCACGGCTTCGAGCCGGTGCTGGCGCTGCGTGACCAGGAGAACGCCGGCAAGCTGCGGGAAGGCGAGATCGACCTGTGGGCGAGCGGCGACCCGGCGGGCCGCTACCTGGCCAAGCAGGTCGGCGTCACCGGCCTGAAGACCGTATTGCGCTTCAACAGCGACCAGCTGTTCCTCGCGCTGAACCGCGAGACCCCGGATGCCGTGGTGCAGAAGCTGCAGTCGGCGCTGGACAAGATGCGC
- the hisF gene encoding imidazole glycerol phosphate synthase subunit HisF, with amino-acid sequence MALAKRIIPCLDVDNGRVVKGVKFENIRDAGDPVEIARRYDEQGADEITFLDITASVDGRDTTLHTVERMASQVFIPLTVGGGVRTVQDIRNLLNAGADKVSINTAAVFTPEFVGEAAARFGSQCIVVAIDAKKVSAPGETPRWEIFTHGGRKPTGLDAVEWAKKMEGLGAGEILLTSMDQDGVKNGYDLGVTRAISEAVNVPVIASGGVGNLQHLADGILEGKADAVLAASIFHFGEYSVPEAKAYLASRGIVVR; translated from the coding sequence ATGGCTTTGGCAAAACGCATCATCCCCTGCCTCGACGTGGACAACGGCCGCGTGGTGAAGGGCGTCAAGTTCGAGAACATCCGCGACGCCGGCGACCCGGTGGAAATCGCCCGTCGCTACGACGAGCAGGGTGCGGACGAAATCACCTTCCTCGACATCACCGCCAGCGTCGATGGCCGCGACACCACCCTGCATACCGTCGAGCGCATGGCCAGCCAGGTGTTCATCCCGCTGACCGTGGGCGGCGGCGTGAGGACGGTGCAGGACATCCGCAACCTGCTCAACGCCGGTGCGGACAAGGTCTCGATCAACACCGCCGCGGTGTTCACCCCGGAGTTCGTCGGCGAGGCCGCCGCGCGCTTCGGTTCGCAGTGCATCGTCGTCGCCATCGACGCCAAGAAAGTGTCGGCGCCGGGCGAAACCCCGCGCTGGGAAATCTTCACCCACGGCGGCCGCAAGCCCACCGGGCTGGACGCGGTGGAATGGGCGAAGAAGATGGAAGGCCTGGGCGCCGGGGAAATCCTGCTGACCAGCATGGACCAGGATGGCGTGAAGAACGGCTACGACCTGGGCGTGACCCGCGCCATCAGCGAGGCGGTGAACGTGCCGGTGATCGCCTCCGGCGGTGTCGGCAACCTGCAGCACCTGGCCGACGGCATCCTTGAGGGCAAAGCCGACGCGGTGCTGGCCGCCAGCATCTTCCACTTCGGCGAGTACAGCGTGCCGGAAGCCAAGGCCTATCTGGCCAGTCGTGGCATCGTCGTCCGCTGA
- the hisA gene encoding 1-(5-phosphoribosyl)-5-[(5-phosphoribosylamino)methylideneamino]imidazole-4-carboxamide isomerase: MLIIPAIDLKDGACVRLRQGLMEDATVFSDDPVSMAAKWVEGGCRRLHLVDLNGAFEGKPVNGEVVTAIAKRYPNLPIQIGGGIRSLETIEHYVRAGVSYVIIGTKAVKQPEFVAEACKAFPGKVIVGLDAKDGFVATDGWAEVSEVQVIDLAKRFEADGVSAIVYTDISKDGMMQGCNVEATAALANATRIPVIASGGIHNLGDIQKLLDARTPGIVGAITGRAIYEGTLDVAEAQALCDSFKG; the protein is encoded by the coding sequence ATGCTGATCATCCCCGCAATCGATCTGAAAGACGGCGCCTGCGTGCGCCTGCGCCAAGGCCTGATGGAAGACGCCACCGTGTTCTCCGACGACCCGGTGTCCATGGCCGCCAAGTGGGTGGAGGGTGGCTGCCGTCGCCTGCACCTGGTGGACCTGAACGGCGCCTTCGAAGGCAAGCCGGTCAACGGTGAAGTGGTCACCGCCATCGCCAAGCGCTACCCGAACCTGCCGATCCAGATCGGCGGCGGCATCCGCTCGCTGGAAACCATCGAGCACTATGTTCGCGCCGGCGTCAGCTACGTGATCATCGGCACCAAGGCGGTCAAGCAGCCGGAATTCGTCGCCGAAGCCTGCAAGGCCTTCCCAGGCAAGGTCATCGTCGGCCTGGACGCGAAGGACGGCTTCGTCGCCACCGACGGCTGGGCCGAGGTGAGCGAAGTGCAGGTGATCGACCTGGCCAAGCGCTTCGAAGCCGACGGCGTGTCCGCCATCGTCTACACCGACATCTCCAAGGACGGCATGATGCAGGGCTGCAACGTCGAAGCCACCGCCGCCCTGGCCAACGCCACGCGCATCCCGGTGATCGCTTCGGGCGGCATCCACAACCTGGGTGACATCCAGAAGCTGCTGGACGCCCGCACCCCCGGTATCGTTGGCGCCATCACCGGCCGCGCGATCTACGAAGGCACCCTGGACGTCGCCGAGGCCCAGGCGCTGTGCGACAGCTTCAAGGGCTGA
- a CDS encoding DUF2164 domain-containing protein, whose product MARQKDKPAILELDGAQRQSAARAIQRFLEDRFELDVGSFEAEEALDFFMREFGPLFYNKAIFDVQSHLKDRFESIESDLWALEKS is encoded by the coding sequence ATGGCCCGCCAGAAAGACAAGCCGGCGATCCTCGAACTCGACGGCGCCCAGCGCCAGAGCGCGGCGCGGGCGATCCAGCGCTTCCTCGAGGATCGCTTCGAGCTGGATGTCGGCTCCTTCGAGGCCGAAGAGGCGCTGGATTTCTTCATGCGCGAGTTCGGCCCGCTGTTCTACAACAAGGCGATCTTCGACGTGCAATCTCACCTGAAAGACCGGTTCGAGAGCATCGAAAGCGACTTGTGGGCGCTCGAAAAGAGCTGA
- the hisH gene encoding imidazole glycerol phosphate synthase subunit HisH, translating to MQTVAVIDYGMGNLHSVSKALERVGAGRVLVTSDANVIREADRVVFPGVGAIRDCMAEIKRLGFDSLVREVSQDRPFLGICVGMQALLERSEENDGVDCIGLFPGQVRFFGKDLHEDGEHLKVPHMGWNEVTQSVDHPLWHDIPNNARFYFVHSYYIQAGNPRQVVGRGHYGVDFAAALADGSRFAVQFHPEKSHTHGLQLLQNFAAWDGRW from the coding sequence ATGCAGACCGTGGCCGTCATCGACTACGGCATGGGCAACCTGCACTCGGTGTCCAAGGCGCTGGAGCGCGTGGGCGCCGGCCGCGTGCTGGTGACCAGCGATGCCAACGTGATCCGCGAGGCGGATCGCGTGGTGTTTCCCGGTGTCGGTGCAATCCGCGACTGCATGGCCGAGATCAAGCGCCTGGGCTTCGACAGCCTGGTGCGCGAAGTCAGCCAGGACCGTCCCTTCCTCGGCATCTGCGTCGGCATGCAGGCGTTGCTGGAGCGCAGCGAGGAGAACGACGGCGTCGACTGCATCGGCCTGTTCCCCGGCCAGGTGCGCTTCTTCGGCAAGGACCTGCACGAAGACGGCGAGCACCTGAAGGTGCCGCACATGGGCTGGAACGAAGTGACGCAGAGCGTCGACCACCCGCTGTGGCACGATATCCCCAACAACGCGCGCTTCTACTTCGTGCACAGCTATTACATCCAGGCCGGTAACCCGCGCCAGGTGGTCGGCCGCGGCCATTACGGCGTCGATTTCGCCGCCGCGCTGGCCGACGGTTCGCGTTTCGCCGTGCAGTTCCACCCGGAGAAGAGCCACACCCACGGCCTGCAACTGCTGCAGAACTTCGCCGCCTGGGACGGGCGCTGGTAA